Proteins encoded within one genomic window of Xylophilus sp. GOD-11R:
- a CDS encoding ABC transporter substrate-binding protein, whose protein sequence is MKMRYTVLALATAMAMGQAAGAAEADAKKWIDAEFQPSTLSKDQQMAEMKWFIDAAKKLQAKGVNSISVVSETITTHEYESKTLAKAFSEITGIKVTHDLIQEGDVVEKLQTSMQSGKSIYDGWISDSDLIGTHYRYGKILSLTEYMAGAGKEWTNPGLDVNDFIGRSFTTAPDGQMYQLPDQQFANLYWFRADLFARKDLQDKFKAKYGYELGVPQNWSAYEDIAEFFTNDVKQIDGKPIYGHMDYGKKDPSLGWRFTDAWLSMAGAADKGIPNGMPVDEWGIRVADDKCTPVGASVSRGGATNSPAAVYALTKYIDWMKKYAPKEAMGMTFGESGPVPAQGQIAQQIFWYTAFTADMNKPGLPVVNADGTPKWRMAPGPNGPYWKAGMQNGYQDVGSWSFFKDHDANRVAAAWLYAQFVTAKTTSLKKTIVGLTPIRESDIRSQAMTDAAPKLGGLVEFYRSPARVAWTPTGNNVPDYPKLAQLWWKNVATAVTGEKTPQAAMDNLAEEMDQVMSRLQRAGMARCAPKLNAKSDPSKWLGTTGGAPWAKLANEKPKGETVAYDKLLQAWKDGKVR, encoded by the coding sequence ATGAAGATGCGCTACACAGTGCTGGCCCTGGCGACGGCCATGGCCATGGGCCAGGCGGCGGGCGCCGCCGAGGCCGACGCCAAGAAATGGATCGATGCGGAATTCCAGCCGTCCACGCTCTCCAAGGACCAGCAGATGGCCGAGATGAAATGGTTCATCGACGCGGCCAAGAAACTGCAGGCCAAGGGCGTCAACAGCATTTCGGTGGTGTCCGAGACCATCACCACCCATGAGTACGAATCCAAGACGCTGGCCAAGGCGTTCTCGGAGATCACCGGCATCAAGGTGACGCACGACCTGATCCAGGAGGGCGACGTGGTCGAGAAGCTGCAGACGTCCATGCAGTCGGGCAAGTCGATCTACGACGGCTGGATCAGCGACTCCGACCTCATCGGCACGCACTACCGCTACGGCAAGATCCTGTCGCTCACCGAATACATGGCCGGCGCCGGCAAGGAATGGACCAACCCGGGCCTGGACGTCAACGACTTCATCGGCCGCAGCTTCACCACCGCGCCCGACGGCCAGATGTACCAGCTGCCCGACCAGCAGTTCGCCAACCTCTACTGGTTCCGCGCCGACCTCTTCGCGCGCAAGGACCTGCAGGACAAGTTCAAGGCCAAGTACGGCTACGAGCTCGGCGTGCCGCAGAACTGGAGCGCCTACGAGGACATCGCCGAGTTCTTCACCAACGACGTCAAGCAGATCGACGGCAAGCCGATCTACGGCCACATGGACTACGGCAAGAAGGACCCGTCGCTGGGCTGGCGTTTCACCGACGCCTGGCTGTCGATGGCGGGCGCCGCCGACAAGGGCATTCCCAACGGCATGCCGGTCGACGAGTGGGGCATCCGCGTGGCCGACGACAAGTGCACGCCGGTCGGCGCCAGCGTGTCGCGCGGTGGCGCCACCAACTCGCCGGCAGCCGTCTACGCGCTCACCAAGTACATCGACTGGATGAAGAAGTACGCGCCCAAGGAAGCCATGGGCATGACCTTCGGTGAGTCCGGCCCGGTGCCGGCCCAGGGCCAGATCGCCCAGCAGATCTTCTGGTACACCGCCTTCACCGCCGACATGAACAAGCCCGGCCTGCCGGTGGTCAATGCCGACGGCACGCCCAAGTGGCGCATGGCGCCCGGCCCCAACGGCCCTTACTGGAAGGCCGGCATGCAGAACGGCTACCAGGACGTGGGCTCCTGGTCCTTCTTCAAGGACCACGACGCCAATCGTGTCGCCGCCGCCTGGCTGTATGCGCAGTTCGTCACCGCCAAGACCACCTCGCTCAAGAAGACTATCGTGGGCCTGACGCCGATCCGCGAGTCCGACATTCGCTCGCAGGCCATGACCGACGCCGCGCCCAAGCTCGGCGGCTTGGTCGAGTTCTACCGCAGCCCGGCACGCGTGGCCTGGACGCCGACCGGCAACAACGTGCCCGACTATCCCAAGCTCGCCCAGCTCTGGTGGAAGAACGTGGCCACCGCCGTCACCGGCGAGAAGACGCCGCAGGCCGCCATGGACAACCTGGCCGAGGAAATGGACCAGGTCATGTCGCGCCTGCAACGCGCCGGCATGGCCCGCTGCGCGCCCAAGCTCAACGCCAAGAGCGACCCGTCCAAATGGCTGGGCACGACCGGCGGCGCGCCCTGGGCGAAACTGGCCAATGAAAAACCCAAGGGCGAAACGGTGGCCTACGACAAGCTGCTGCAGGCCTGGAAGGACGGCAAGGTCCGCTGA
- a CDS encoding ABC transporter ATP-binding protein, producing the protein MARIDLDLAHAYRPDPRQDSDYALLPLKMSFRDGGAYALLGPSGCGKTTMLNIISGLVTPSQGTVMFDGRDMTHATPQQRNIAQVFQFPVIYDTMTVAENLAFPLRNRKVPAAQIQERVGRIAEMLDLSGQLDQRAANLAADAKQKISLGRGLVRPDVSAVLFDEPLTVIDPHLKWQLRRKLKQIHQELKLTLVYVTHDQVEALTFAEEVVVMTRGRAVQVGSAEALFERPQHTFVGHFIGSPGMNFIQAESDGAGGLQIAGERLLAGAQLPAGPLTIGIRPEYLRLAAAGSAGAATATVRKVQDIGTHLLVSVTIGEQSAKLRLASGDAAPHEGDTVGLQLVGEHTCFYRDEELVA; encoded by the coding sequence ATGGCACGCATCGATCTCGACCTGGCCCATGCCTACCGGCCCGATCCGCGCCAGGACAGCGACTACGCGCTGCTGCCGCTCAAGATGAGCTTCCGCGACGGCGGCGCCTATGCCTTGCTCGGGCCGTCGGGCTGCGGCAAGACGACCATGCTCAACATCATCTCGGGCCTGGTCACGCCGTCGCAGGGCACGGTGATGTTCGACGGCCGGGACATGACCCACGCCACGCCGCAGCAGCGCAACATCGCGCAGGTGTTCCAGTTCCCGGTTATTTACGACACCATGACCGTGGCGGAGAACCTGGCGTTTCCGCTGCGCAACCGCAAGGTGCCGGCCGCGCAGATCCAGGAGCGTGTCGGCCGCATCGCCGAGATGCTCGACCTGAGCGGCCAGCTCGATCAGCGCGCGGCCAACCTTGCGGCCGATGCCAAGCAGAAGATCTCGCTCGGCCGCGGCCTGGTGCGGCCGGATGTGTCGGCGGTGCTGTTCGACGAACCGCTGACGGTGATCGATCCGCACCTCAAATGGCAGCTGCGGCGCAAGCTCAAGCAGATCCACCAGGAGCTCAAGCTGACGCTGGTCTACGTGACGCACGACCAGGTCGAGGCGCTGACCTTCGCCGAGGAAGTGGTGGTGATGACGCGCGGACGCGCGGTGCAGGTCGGCTCGGCCGAGGCGCTGTTCGAGCGGCCGCAGCACACCTTCGTGGGGCACTTCATCGGCTCGCCGGGCATGAACTTCATCCAGGCCGAATCCGACGGCGCGGGCGGCCTGCAGATCGCCGGCGAGCGGTTGCTTGCTGGCGCACAGCTGCCGGCCGGGCCGCTCACCATCGGCATCCGCCCCGAATACCTGCGCCTGGCCGCGGCCGGCAGCGCGGGCGCCGCCACGGCCACGGTGCGCAAGGTGCAGGACATCGGCACCCACCTGCTGGTGAGCGTGACCATCGGCGAGCAGTCCGCCAAGCTGCGGCTGGCCTCGGGTGACGCCGCGCCGCACGAGGGCGACACGGTCGGCCTGCAGCTGGTGGGCGAGCACACGTGTTTCTACCGCGACGAGGAGCTGGTGGCATGA
- a CDS encoding carbohydrate ABC transporter permease → MSDSRTGKTRFRKRTIFLVAYLVFALLPIYWMLNMSFKTNTEILSGFSLWPAAFTWANYHTILTDPSWYQGYINSMIYVAMNMVISLVVALPAAYAFSRYSFLGDKHVFFWLLTNRMTPPAVFLLPFFQLYTTLGLMDTHIAVALAHLLFNVPLAVWILEGFMSGIPREIDETAYIDGYSFPRFFITVFLPLIKAGVGVAAFFCFMFSWVELLLARTLTSVDAKPIVSTMTRTVSASGMDWATLAAAGALTIVPGAIVIWFVRHYIAKGFAMGRV, encoded by the coding sequence ATGAGTGATTCCCGCACGGGCAAGACGCGGTTTCGCAAGCGCACCATCTTCCTGGTGGCCTACCTGGTGTTCGCGCTGCTGCCGATCTACTGGATGCTCAACATGAGCTTCAAGACCAACACCGAGATCCTGTCGGGCTTCTCGCTGTGGCCCGCCGCCTTTACCTGGGCCAACTACCACACCATCCTGACCGACCCGTCCTGGTACCAGGGCTACATCAACTCGATGATCTACGTGGCCATGAACATGGTCATCTCGCTCGTCGTGGCGCTGCCGGCGGCCTACGCGTTCTCGCGCTACAGCTTCCTGGGCGACAAGCACGTGTTCTTCTGGCTGCTCACCAACCGCATGACGCCACCGGCGGTGTTTCTGCTGCCCTTCTTCCAGCTCTACACCACGCTCGGGCTGATGGACACCCACATCGCCGTGGCGCTGGCGCACCTGCTGTTCAACGTGCCGCTGGCGGTGTGGATCCTGGAAGGCTTCATGAGCGGCATACCGCGCGAGATCGACGAAACCGCCTACATCGACGGCTACTCGTTTCCGCGCTTCTTCATCACCGTCTTCCTGCCGCTGATCAAGGCCGGTGTGGGCGTGGCCGCGTTCTTCTGCTTCATGTTCAGCTGGGTTGAACTGCTGCTGGCGCGCACGCTCACCAGTGTCGATGCCAAGCCGATCGTGTCGACCATGACGCGCACCGTGTCGGCCTCGGGCATGGACTGGGCGACGCTCGCTGCGGCCGGCGCGCTGACCATCGTACCGGGCGCCATCGTCATCTGGTTCGTGCGCCACTACATCGCCAAGGGCTTCGCGATGGGCCGGGTCTGA
- a CDS encoding DUF2160 domain-containing protein has translation MFAWMAWTTPVAVFFVCVALMLAGMTVWEIKSPTVERRGWLPISTTRGDRLFIGLLSAAYVNLIWVGLGEQMQQWFALQDPPSVWIGFVVSMALLGLVMRKG, from the coding sequence ATGTTCGCCTGGATGGCCTGGACCACGCCCGTGGCCGTGTTTTTCGTCTGCGTCGCGCTGATGCTCGCCGGCATGACCGTATGGGAAATCAAGTCGCCCACGGTGGAGCGGCGCGGCTGGCTGCCGATCTCCACCACGCGCGGCGACCGCCTTTTCATCGGCCTGCTGAGCGCGGCCTACGTCAACCTGATCTGGGTCGGCCTGGGCGAGCAGATGCAGCAATGGTTCGCGCTGCAGGATCCGCCCTCCGTGTGGATCGGCTTCGTCGTCTCGATGGCTCTGCTGGGCCTGGTGATGCGCAAGGGCTGA
- a CDS encoding glycerol-3-phosphate dehydrogenase/oxidase, producing the protein MTPITAPLPTVRSELLAKLAEDRLYDLAVVGGGATGLGVALDAASRGFSVVLLEANDFAKGSSSRATKLVHGGVRYLAQGNLSLVREALHERAVLLANAPHLAQPLPFVMPAYRWWEAPFYGIGLTAYDLLAGSSGLGRTQLMGRAKTLERLPGAAPQGLKGGVQYWDGQFDDARLALALARTAAARGALLVNHCPVDTLLYDGGKVSGLLCHDAESGQTFTLRARCVVNATGVWVDALRAQDSAASGQPAEPLVSPSQGVHLVVDAEFMPGAHALLVPRTSDGRVLFAVPWLGKVVLGTTDTPRADALAEPKPFREEIDFILGESARYLRRAPQARDVRSTWVGLRPLVRPQSSPGGAAATKKISREHTVLSGPGGLVTVTGGKWTTYRAMAEDVLRHCADEGLLQARPAGGTNDLRLVGAPQDGQALQTIGHAPGIHLYGSEATLVQALPGADVWLAPGLSEAMVRFAVRHEYARTVEDVLARRSRMLFLDAAEAGRLAARVAELLAEEGVSHPDTAAFEVLWRQFDATRTPGA; encoded by the coding sequence ATGACACCCATCACCGCGCCTCTTCCGACCGTCCGCAGCGAACTCCTGGCGAAACTCGCCGAGGACCGTCTCTACGACCTCGCGGTCGTCGGCGGCGGTGCGACCGGGTTGGGTGTGGCGCTGGATGCGGCGTCGCGGGGTTTCTCGGTGGTGCTGCTCGAAGCCAACGACTTCGCCAAGGGCTCGTCGTCGCGGGCCACCAAGCTGGTCCACGGCGGCGTGCGTTACCTGGCCCAGGGCAACCTGAGCCTGGTGCGCGAAGCCCTGCACGAACGCGCGGTGTTGCTGGCCAATGCGCCGCATCTCGCGCAACCGCTGCCTTTCGTCATGCCGGCCTATCGCTGGTGGGAGGCGCCGTTCTACGGCATCGGGCTGACCGCCTACGACCTGCTGGCGGGCAGCTCCGGCCTGGGTCGCACCCAACTCATGGGGCGCGCCAAGACGCTGGAGCGCCTGCCTGGCGCCGCGCCGCAGGGGCTGAAAGGCGGCGTGCAGTACTGGGACGGTCAGTTCGACGACGCCCGGCTGGCCCTGGCCCTGGCGCGCACGGCCGCTGCGCGCGGCGCCCTGCTGGTCAACCATTGCCCCGTCGATACGCTGCTCTACGACGGTGGCAAGGTCTCGGGGCTGCTCTGCCACGATGCCGAATCTGGTCAGACTTTCACGCTTCGCGCTCGCTGCGTGGTCAATGCCACCGGCGTGTGGGTCGACGCCCTGCGCGCCCAGGACTCTGCCGCCAGCGGGCAGCCGGCCGAGCCGCTGGTGTCGCCGAGCCAGGGCGTGCATCTCGTCGTCGATGCCGAATTCATGCCGGGCGCCCACGCCTTGCTGGTGCCGCGCACTTCCGACGGCCGGGTGCTGTTCGCGGTGCCGTGGCTCGGCAAGGTGGTGCTGGGCACCACCGACACGCCACGCGCCGATGCGCTTGCCGAGCCCAAGCCATTTCGCGAAGAGATCGACTTCATCCTCGGCGAATCGGCGCGCTACCTGCGCCGCGCGCCCCAGGCCCGCGACGTACGCAGCACCTGGGTCGGCCTGCGTCCGCTGGTGCGCCCGCAAAGCAGCCCCGGCGGCGCGGCGGCCACCAAGAAGATCAGCCGCGAACACACCGTCCTGAGCGGCCCCGGTGGCCTCGTCACGGTCACCGGCGGCAAATGGACCACCTACCGCGCCATGGCCGAGGACGTGCTTCGGCACTGCGCCGACGAAGGCCTGCTGCAAGCCCGGCCCGCCGGCGGCACCAACGACCTGCGGCTGGTCGGCGCACCGCAAGACGGGCAGGCGTTGCAGACCATCGGCCATGCGCCCGGCATTCATCTTTATGGCAGCGAGGCCACCCTCGTGCAGGCGCTGCCCGGCGCCGATGTCTGGCTCGCGCCGGGCTTGTCCGAAGCGATGGTGCGGTTCGCGGTTCGCCATGAATACGCACGCACCGTCGAGGACGTGCTGGCGCGTCGCAGCCGGATGCTGTTCCTGGACGCCGCCGAGGCCGGCCGCCTGGCTGCCCGTGTCGCCGAACTGCTGGCCGAGGAGGGCGTTTCCCATCCCGATACCGCCGCCTTCGAAGTCCTGTGGCGACAATTCGACGCCACGCGCACCCCAGGCGCTTGA
- a CDS encoding ABC transporter ATP-binding protein, which translates to MELTLERVGKVVGAQTWLRDIDLALKPGAVTVLLGVTQAGKTSLMRLMAGLDAPTSGQVRVDGRDVTGVPVRERNVSMVYQQFINYPSFKVFDNIASPLKLRGEKDVTARVKALADRLHIGQFLDRYPSELSGGQQQRVALARALAKGAPLMLLDEPLVNLDYKLREGLREELSQLFAAGDSTVVYATTEPAEALLLGGYTAVMEKGEVLQYGPTAEVFHQPASLRVARAFSDPPMNLLRGQAYEGRLTLKGGLVLALPAPMAAVTGPLTLGVRAAALRTTARPGDTALAGTVQLTEISGSDTFVHLGIAAGDMVAQFTGVHHFSLGEPLTLYLHPSHVYLFDGDGGLLAAPERSLLAGVH; encoded by the coding sequence ATGGAGCTGACGCTGGAGCGTGTCGGCAAGGTCGTGGGTGCACAGACCTGGCTGCGCGATATCGATCTTGCCCTCAAGCCGGGCGCCGTCACGGTGCTGCTGGGCGTGACGCAGGCCGGCAAGACCAGCCTGATGCGGCTGATGGCCGGGCTGGACGCACCCACCAGCGGCCAGGTGCGGGTGGATGGCCGCGACGTGACCGGCGTGCCGGTGCGCGAGCGCAACGTGTCCATGGTCTACCAGCAGTTCATCAACTATCCGTCGTTCAAGGTGTTCGACAACATCGCCTCGCCGCTCAAGCTGCGCGGCGAAAAGGACGTGACCGCGCGGGTGAAGGCATTGGCCGACCGGCTGCACATCGGCCAGTTCCTCGACCGTTATCCGTCGGAGCTGTCGGGCGGCCAGCAGCAGCGGGTGGCGCTGGCGCGGGCGCTGGCCAAGGGCGCGCCGCTGATGCTGCTCGACGAGCCGCTGGTCAACCTCGACTACAAGCTGCGAGAAGGCTTGCGCGAAGAGCTGTCGCAGCTCTTCGCGGCGGGCGACTCGACCGTGGTGTACGCCACCACCGAGCCCGCCGAGGCGCTGCTGCTGGGCGGCTACACGGCGGTGATGGAAAAGGGCGAAGTGCTGCAGTACGGCCCGACCGCCGAGGTGTTTCACCAGCCGGCATCGCTGCGGGTGGCGCGCGCCTTCAGCGATCCGCCGATGAACCTGCTGCGGGGGCAGGCCTACGAAGGCCGGCTGACGCTCAAGGGCGGCCTCGTGCTGGCGTTGCCCGCGCCGATGGCCGCCGTCACCGGCCCGCTGACCCTGGGCGTGCGCGCTGCCGCCCTGCGCACCACCGCACGGCCAGGCGACACGGCACTTGCCGGCACGGTGCAGCTCACCGAGATCTCCGGCTCCGACACCTTCGTGCACTTGGGCATCGCGGCCGGCGACATGGTCGCGCAGTTCACCGGCGTGCACCACTTCTCGCTGGGCGAGCCGCTCACGCTGTACCTGCATCCCTCGCACGTCTACCTGTTCGACGGCGACGGCGGCCTGCTCGCCGCGCCCGAACGCTCGCTTCTCGCCGGAGTCCACTGA
- a CDS encoding sugar ABC transporter permease, with product MSTKPVNQKAWFLILPVLVCVAFSAILPLMTVVNYSVQDIISPERRVFVGTEWFASVMRDGELHDALLRQMLFSLAVLLVEIPLGIALALSMPAEGWKSSLVLVLVALSLLIPWNVVGTIWQIFGRPDIGLLGRTMVALGVDYNYTGDATDAWLTVLAMDVWHWTPLVALLAFAGLRSIPDAYYQAARIDGASKLAVFRYIQLPKMRGVLMIAVLLRFMDSFMIYTEPFVLTGGGPGNATTFLSQYLTQKAVGQFDLGPAAAFSLIYFFIILLLCFILYTWMQRVGTAQPEGAGHE from the coding sequence ATGAGCACGAAACCCGTCAACCAGAAGGCCTGGTTCCTGATCCTGCCGGTGCTGGTCTGCGTGGCCTTTTCGGCCATCCTGCCGCTGATGACCGTGGTGAACTACTCGGTGCAGGACATCATTTCGCCCGAGCGCCGCGTCTTCGTCGGCACCGAATGGTTCGCCTCGGTGATGCGCGACGGAGAGCTGCACGACGCCCTGCTGCGGCAAATGCTGTTCTCGCTCGCCGTGCTGCTGGTGGAGATTCCGCTGGGCATCGCGCTGGCGCTGTCGATGCCGGCCGAGGGCTGGAAATCGTCGCTGGTGCTGGTGCTGGTGGCCTTGTCGCTGCTGATTCCGTGGAACGTGGTGGGCACCATCTGGCAGATCTTCGGCCGGCCCGACATCGGCCTGCTCGGCCGCACGATGGTGGCGCTGGGCGTGGATTACAACTACACCGGCGACGCCACCGACGCCTGGCTGACCGTGCTGGCCATGGACGTCTGGCACTGGACGCCGCTGGTGGCGCTGCTGGCGTTCGCCGGCCTGCGTTCCATTCCGGACGCCTACTACCAGGCCGCCCGCATCGACGGCGCCAGCAAGCTGGCGGTGTTCCGCTACATACAGCTGCCCAAGATGCGCGGCGTGCTGATGATCGCGGTGCTGCTGCGCTTCATGGACAGTTTCATGATCTACACCGAGCCCTTCGTGCTGACCGGCGGCGGGCCGGGCAATGCGACCACATTCCTGTCGCAGTACCTCACGCAGAAGGCGGTCGGCCAGTTCGACCTGGGGCCGGCGGCGGCCTTCTCGCTGATCTACTTCTTCATCATCCTGCTGCTGTGCTTCATCCTCTACACCTGGATGCAGCGCGTCGGCACCGCACAGCCGGAGGGCGCAGGCCATGAGTGA